In one window of Bacillota bacterium DNA:
- a CDS encoding 4Fe-4S binding protein: MKQVILGRTGLQVSTLCFGALPMGPLQKNLPPQTGAEVIAYALNQGVNFIDTAESYGTYEHIRLAIKGRSTPPVIATKSAACTYEEMQKSVEQARKALDLDVIPIFHLHAARAGLKLFEQRKGALECLCDYKDKGIIQAVGVATHHCQVVTKAADHPDIDVVFPLINKVGLGILGGNREEMRRAITYAYEQNKGVYAMKVFAGGNLLEDREDALAWVQSIPGLEVIAIGMVNKTEVAINLHLMSGKPLPPQLRDYSVVDKTLKVLSNLCRGCGTCIGTCPNGALSLQGEKAVLDPDKCILCGYCSPNCPEFAIRMV, translated from the coding sequence ATCAAACAGGTCATTTTGGGTAGAACCGGTCTACAGGTTAGTACTCTGTGTTTTGGTGCCCTTCCGATGGGCCCGCTGCAAAAGAACCTCCCGCCGCAAACCGGCGCGGAGGTAATTGCTTACGCCCTGAACCAAGGGGTAAACTTCATCGATACCGCGGAGTCCTATGGCACTTACGAACATATCCGGTTGGCCATCAAGGGTCGGTCGACACCACCGGTCATCGCCACGAAGTCTGCGGCCTGCACCTATGAAGAAATGCAAAAGAGCGTGGAACAAGCCCGCAAAGCTTTAGATCTGGATGTCATTCCCATTTTCCATCTCCACGCCGCGCGGGCGGGCCTGAAATTGTTCGAGCAGCGCAAGGGCGCCCTGGAGTGTCTTTGCGATTACAAGGATAAGGGGATCATCCAAGCGGTGGGGGTCGCCACCCATCATTGCCAGGTGGTCACCAAGGCCGCGGATCACCCGGATATCGACGTTGTCTTCCCGTTGATCAACAAGGTGGGTTTGGGAATTCTCGGAGGCAATAGGGAAGAGATGCGCCGGGCCATCACATATGCCTATGAACAGAATAAGGGAGTCTATGCGATGAAGGTCTTCGCCGGGGGCAATCTCCTGGAGGATCGAGAGGACGCGTTGGCGTGGGTGCAATCCATCCCTGGGTTGGAAGTGATCGCCATCGGGATGGTTAACAAGACCGAGGTAGCGATCAACCTGCATTTGATGAGCGGCAAACCGCTCCCGCCGCAATTGCGGGATTACAGCGTAGTGGATAAAACACTGAAAGTGCTCTCCAACCTTTGCCGGGGATGTGGTACCTGTATCGGTACCTGTCCCAACGGGGCTCTTTCTTTGCAAGGAGAGAAAGCGGTCCTAGACCCGGACAAATGCATCCTCTGTGGGTACTGCAGCCCCAACTGTCCAGAGTTTGCCATCAGGATGGTTTAA